In the Shewanella sp. OMA3-2 genome, one interval contains:
- the ald gene encoding alanine dehydrogenase: MIIGVPTEIKNHEYRVGMVPSSVRELTIKGHDVFVQSDAGMGIGFTDQDYSDAGATILATAADVFAKSDMIVKVKEPQAIERAMLRHDQILFTYLHLAPDLAQTEDLVKSGAVCIAYETVTDERGGLPLLAPMSEVAGRMSIQAGARALEKSLGGRGMLLGGVPGVEPAKVVIIGGGMVGTNAAQMAVGMGADVVVLDRSIDALRRLNVQFGSAVKAIYSTADAIERHVLEADLVIGGVLVPGAAAPKLITKDMVKRMKPGSAIVDVAIDQGGCVETSHATTHQDPTYIVDDVVHYCVANMPGAVARTSTFALNNATLPYIIKLANQGYKQALLNDKHFLNGLNVMHGKIVCKEVAEALSLPFTDPKSLLA, translated from the coding sequence ATGATTATTGGTGTACCAACAGAAATCAAAAACCATGAATACCGCGTTGGCATGGTTCCCTCAAGTGTTCGCGAATTGACGATTAAAGGTCATGATGTTTTTGTTCAATCTGATGCTGGTATGGGTATTGGCTTTACTGATCAAGATTATTCTGATGCAGGTGCGACAATTTTAGCCACCGCTGCAGACGTTTTTGCTAAATCAGACATGATTGTAAAAGTAAAAGAGCCGCAAGCGATTGAACGAGCCATGTTACGTCACGACCAAATTTTATTTACTTATTTACACCTTGCACCAGATTTAGCACAAACTGAAGATTTAGTTAAAAGTGGCGCTGTATGTATTGCCTATGAAACCGTTACCGATGAGCGTGGTGGCTTGCCTTTACTGGCGCCAATGTCTGAAGTCGCTGGTCGCATGTCTATTCAAGCCGGTGCTCGTGCGCTAGAGAAATCACTTGGTGGCCGTGGCATGTTACTGGGTGGAGTACCTGGTGTAGAGCCAGCTAAAGTTGTGATTATTGGTGGTGGCATGGTTGGAACCAATGCTGCACAAATGGCTGTTGGTATGGGGGCCGATGTAGTTGTTCTTGACCGCAGCATTGATGCTCTACGACGCTTAAATGTGCAGTTTGGCTCAGCAGTCAAAGCGATTTACTCAACTGCAGATGCGATTGAACGTCATGTGCTTGAAGCGGATTTAGTGATTGGCGGTGTATTAGTGCCAGGCGCTGCGGCACCTAAACTTATCACCAAAGACATGGTCAAGCGTATGAAGCCAGGCAGTGCTATTGTAGACGTTGCTATTGACCAAGGTGGGTGTGTAGAAACCTCTCATGCAACAACCCACCAAGACCCTACTTATATCGTTGATGATGTGGTTCACTATTGTGTTGCTAACATGCCTGGCGCGGTTGCTCGCACCTCAACGTTTGCACTAAATAACGCCACCCTGCCTTATATCATTAAGTTAGCTAACCAAGGATATAAGCAAGCATTATTAAACGACAAACACTTCCTCAATGGCTTAAACGTCATGCATGGCAAGATTGTATGTAAAGAAGTGGCTGAAGCTCTTTCACTTCCCTTTACCGACCCAAAAAGTTTACTTGCTTAA
- a CDS encoding TonB-dependent receptor, with product MLLFKPSLLTLALVAAGASISAYAADDVNAAVSADENIEVVKVTGIRRSLQESQSLKMSSSSIVEAISAEDIGKLPDVSIAESLARLPGVSAQRLDGRANVISIRGMGPDFTTATLNGREQASVNDNRGVEFDQYPSELLNRVVVYKTPDASVMAQAIGGTVDMQTISPLAHGEQTFAIGMRGEMNDLGALNSGSEDKGYRGSISYIDQFADDTIGIALGYARMQSPNQEERWQAWGYPENAAGDSVLGGAKPFVRSSELERDGVLAVFEYAPNDFFHSVVDVYYSKFTDDQRLRGIEIPAAWGANGGVEATKTEDGLVTEGVIRGAEVVVRNDVNKRDAESLSIGWNNKFQVNNNWSVEADIGLSKADRTDIGMESYSGTGRGTGVGAVDDLGFMNNGNGGYEFSHSLNYADPSVIRLGDSLGWGSPLGPNTQDGFINKPEIEDELQSFRLSAEYVFDSGAFRSIEFGVNLTERDKTKLDKGYYLTLKGYDGTDPNYMMTVPDQYLLAPTSLGFFGMGDVLSYDSLAFYNDGNYTETDVASVDLSRATNSWAVSEEITTAYVMGNLETELFDIPVTGNLGLQAVQSKQSSDGTVATVADGEVTMTPRTAGDDYVEWLPSINLGFEVADSQMIRFAAARTLTRSRMDQMNANVNFSYNENPNDGINWSGGAGNPELRPWLARQFDLSYENYFSDQGYFAVAAFYKDLENFVYNQQAVFDFSTILPQNPGDNPMGLVSQPQNGDGGYVQGIEATFSLDFGLFADSLTGFGTVLSGAYNDSEVKETADSDPTALPGLSEKTFSATVYYENSGFEARVSSRYRSDFLGEVTAISLTRQNVNVKAETVVDAQVGYDFTESGIDALYGLSVVLQVNNLTNEPFTSYTGDDARHVRDYQNYGRNFMLGANYKF from the coding sequence ATGTTGCTATTTAAACCAAGCCTACTCACATTAGCGTTAGTCGCTGCAGGAGCAAGCATTAGTGCTTATGCTGCTGACGATGTGAATGCCGCTGTCTCTGCCGATGAAAATATCGAAGTGGTAAAAGTCACTGGTATTCGCCGCAGTTTACAAGAATCACAATCACTAAAAATGTCATCTTCTTCTATCGTAGAAGCTATTTCTGCTGAAGACATTGGTAAATTGCCGGATGTGTCAATCGCTGAGTCACTAGCCCGTTTACCTGGTGTATCTGCACAGCGTCTTGATGGACGCGCTAACGTTATCTCTATTCGCGGTATGGGCCCAGATTTCACCACGGCAACACTAAACGGACGCGAACAAGCCTCTGTGAACGATAACCGTGGTGTTGAGTTTGACCAATATCCATCAGAATTATTAAACCGAGTCGTTGTATATAAAACACCTGACGCCTCTGTGATGGCTCAAGCCATTGGCGGCACGGTTGACATGCAAACTATTAGTCCATTAGCACACGGTGAGCAAACTTTTGCCATTGGTATGCGTGGCGAAATGAATGACCTAGGCGCACTTAATAGTGGCTCAGAAGACAAAGGTTATCGCGGCAGTATCTCTTATATCGACCAATTTGCTGATGATACTATCGGTATTGCGTTAGGCTATGCGCGTATGCAATCGCCTAACCAAGAAGAACGCTGGCAAGCATGGGGTTACCCAGAAAATGCTGCTGGTGATAGCGTATTAGGCGGTGCTAAACCATTTGTACGTTCAAGTGAACTTGAGCGTGATGGTGTGTTAGCTGTTTTTGAATATGCACCAAATGATTTTTTCCATTCAGTGGTAGACGTTTACTACTCTAAATTCACCGATGACCAACGTTTACGTGGTATTGAAATTCCTGCAGCTTGGGGCGCTAACGGCGGTGTTGAAGCGACTAAAACGGAAGACGGCTTAGTCACTGAAGGCGTGATTCGTGGCGCTGAAGTTGTGGTGCGTAACGATGTCAACAAGCGTGATGCTGAATCATTGTCAATTGGTTGGAATAATAAGTTCCAAGTTAATAACAATTGGTCTGTTGAGGCTGATATTGGTTTATCTAAAGCTGACCGTACCGACATTGGTATGGAAAGTTACAGTGGTACAGGCCGTGGCACTGGTGTTGGCGCAGTTGATGACTTAGGCTTTATGAATAATGGCAATGGTGGTTATGAATTTAGCCACAGCCTAAATTATGCAGATCCTAGCGTAATTAGACTTGGCGACTCACTTGGTTGGGGCAGTCCACTGGGTCCTAATACTCAAGATGGTTTTATCAATAAACCTGAAATTGAAGATGAATTACAGTCTTTTCGTTTAAGTGCTGAGTATGTCTTTGATAGCGGCGCATTTCGCAGCATCGAATTTGGCGTAAACCTCACTGAACGTGACAAAACAAAATTAGACAAAGGTTACTACTTAACTCTTAAAGGTTATGACGGCACCGATCCTAATTATATGATGACAGTACCAGACCAATACCTGTTAGCGCCGACATCACTTGGCTTCTTTGGTATGGGTGATGTGCTCAGCTATGATTCATTAGCCTTCTATAATGACGGTAACTATACTGAAACTGACGTCGCTAGCGTTGATTTATCACGTGCTACCAATTCTTGGGCAGTAAGTGAAGAAATTACCACAGCATACGTGATGGGTAATTTAGAAACTGAATTATTTGATATCCCAGTGACCGGTAACCTAGGTTTACAAGCAGTACAGTCTAAGCAAAGCTCTGACGGTACTGTGGCAACGGTTGCTGATGGTGAAGTCACCATGACACCACGCACAGCAGGCGATGATTATGTTGAATGGTTACCGAGTATCAACTTAGGCTTTGAAGTGGCTGATAGCCAAATGATCCGCTTTGCCGCAGCGCGTACATTAACTCGCTCTCGCATGGATCAAATGAATGCTAACGTTAACTTTAGCTACAATGAAAATCCAAATGACGGTATTAACTGGTCTGGTGGTGCAGGTAACCCTGAACTACGTCCTTGGTTAGCCCGCCAGTTTGATTTAAGTTACGAAAACTACTTTAGTGACCAAGGTTACTTTGCAGTAGCAGCATTCTATAAAGACCTAGAAAACTTCGTATACAATCAACAGGCTGTATTTGATTTTAGTACAATTTTACCGCAAAACCCAGGTGATAACCCAATGGGTCTAGTATCGCAACCACAAAATGGTGACGGCGGTTATGTACAAGGTATCGAAGCAACATTCTCGTTAGACTTCGGCTTATTTGCTGATTCACTAACGGGTTTTGGTACTGTGCTTAGTGGCGCTTATAACGATTCTGAAGTTAAAGAAACCGCAGACAGTGACCCTACGGCACTGCCTGGTTTATCAGAAAAAACATTTAGCGCAACGGTTTACTATGAAAACTCAGGCTTTGAAGCCCGTGTTAGCTCACGTTACCGTAGCGACTTCTTAGGTGAAGTCACTGCTATCAGTTTGACTCGTCAAAATGTTAACGTTAAAGCTGAAACCGTGGTTGATGCGCAAGTGGGTTATGACTTTACTGAAAGTGGAATTGATGCCTTATACGGTCTATCAGTGGTACTTCAAGTGAACAACTTAACCAATGAGCCATTCACTTCATATACTGGTGATGATGCCCGTCATGTACGTGACTATCAAAACTACGGTCGCAATTTCATGTTAGGTGCGAACTACAAGTTCTAA
- a CDS encoding RsmB/NOP family class I SAM-dependent RNA methyltransferase, with product MLTYSLSGSSSELVLNVLTMVLNQGKPLDRAYSHNFSGLQLEPAEQARITVVTGDILRRLNLYCFIVDIEQDEFERLGSKLLNGWHLFHDLALPKMQYSLQVDEATLRANIEAAKAIPTLWDGCPEWLDILGHEQLGEKWPAERAALMQAPKRYIRVNTLKCDRETLMEKLTKEGVDTQIVERVDSALEVISDSALFRTECFKLGLFEQQDAGSQLVAAAVDAKPGMRVVDACAGAGGKTLHIAAQMQGKGRLLAMDIEQWKLDNLKTRAKRAGAHNVETRIIASSKTIKRLKLTADRVLLDVPCSGLGVLKRNPDSKWRDTAERLPILIELQKQIIDSYSRMVKVGGMLIYATCSIMPDENRNQVDRFLADNPHFSLIDDETILVAEHGFDGFYMARMSRDSE from the coding sequence ATGCTGACTTATTCTTTATCTGGCAGTTCTTCTGAGCTGGTGTTAAATGTGTTAACCATGGTTTTAAACCAGGGCAAGCCATTAGATCGTGCCTATTCACATAACTTCTCTGGTCTACAGCTTGAACCTGCTGAGCAGGCGCGTATAACTGTTGTGACAGGTGATATTTTACGTCGCTTAAATCTGTACTGTTTTATTGTAGACATTGAACAGGATGAATTTGAGCGTTTGGGCTCTAAATTACTTAATGGCTGGCATCTGTTCCATGATTTAGCCTTACCTAAAATGCAATATTCATTGCAAGTTGATGAAGCGACATTGAGAGCCAATATTGAAGCAGCTAAAGCGATACCCACTTTATGGGATGGCTGCCCAGAATGGTTAGATATTTTAGGTCATGAACAATTAGGTGAAAAATGGCCCGCTGAACGCGCGGCATTAATGCAAGCCCCTAAGCGTTATATTCGAGTGAACACCTTAAAGTGTGATCGTGAAACCTTGATGGAAAAGCTAACCAAAGAAGGTGTAGATACTCAAATAGTTGAGCGTGTTGACAGTGCACTAGAGGTGATATCTGATTCGGCCTTGTTTCGAACCGAATGTTTCAAATTAGGTTTATTTGAGCAACAAGATGCAGGATCTCAACTTGTTGCCGCTGCAGTTGATGCTAAACCAGGGATGCGTGTGGTTGATGCCTGTGCTGGTGCAGGAGGTAAAACCTTGCATATTGCCGCACAAATGCAAGGTAAAGGGCGATTATTAGCGATGGATATTGAGCAATGGAAACTTGATAACCTTAAAACCCGTGCTAAAAGAGCCGGTGCGCATAATGTTGAAACCCGCATTATTGCTAGCTCTAAAACCATTAAACGGTTAAAGCTGACTGCGGACCGAGTATTACTTGATGTGCCTTGTTCAGGGCTTGGGGTGCTAAAACGTAACCCTGATTCAAAATGGCGCGATACAGCCGAGCGTTTACCGATATTGATTGAACTGCAAAAGCAAATTATTGACAGTTACAGCCGGATGGTAAAGGTGGGGGGGATGTTGATTTATGCAACATGTTCAATTATGCCTGATGAAAATCGTAATCAAGTTGATCGTTTTCTAGCTGATAACCCCCATTTTAGCTTGATAGATGATGAAACGATTTTAGTTGCAGAACATGGCTTTGATGGTTTTTATATGGCCAGAATGAGCCGAGACTCAGAATAG
- the lrp gene encoding leucine-responsive transcriptional regulator Lrp, protein MANNKNYSIKDLDRIDRNILNELQMDGRISNVELSKRVGLSPTPCLERVKRLEKQGYINGYTAIVNPHYLGASLLVFVEITLNRDTPDIFDRFNRAVQLLDDVQECHLVSGDFDYLLKTRVPDMSAYRRLLGETLLKLPSVSDTRTYVVMEEVKQTNKVALNLLVE, encoded by the coding sequence ATGGCCAATAATAAAAATTATTCAATCAAAGATTTAGACCGAATTGATAGAAACATTTTGAACGAACTCCAAATGGATGGTCGTATTTCAAATGTCGAACTTTCTAAAAGAGTGGGCCTTAGCCCAACCCCTTGCTTAGAAAGAGTTAAGCGTCTTGAAAAGCAAGGGTATATAAACGGCTATACAGCAATAGTTAATCCCCACTATTTGGGGGCCTCTTTATTGGTATTTGTAGAAATTACCTTAAATCGTGATACCCCTGATATTTTTGACCGTTTTAATCGTGCGGTTCAGTTGCTTGATGATGTTCAGGAATGTCATTTAGTGTCCGGGGATTTTGATTACTTGCTCAAAACGAGGGTGCCGGATATGTCGGCATATCGTCGTTTACTTGGCGAAACGCTCCTTAAATTACCTTCAGTTTCTGATACCCGTACATATGTGGTCATGGAAGAAGTAAAGCAAACCAATAAAGTTGCACTTAACTTGCTGGTTGAGTGA
- a CDS encoding sugar MFS transporter, which produces MASTISGATNTSASGGNGSYRFALVSLTSLFFMWGFITCLNDILIPHLKSVFSLSYAEAMLIQFCFFGAYFLVSLPAGMLVKKLGYQKGIVTGLVIASIGCLLFYPAAALAVYGLFLGALFVLASGITILQVAANPYVNALGSAETASSRLNLTQAFNALGTTVAPFFGAVLILSVASGATGDLSHAQAEAEVVKLPYLILAAMLALLAAIFAKITLPKIVEHNEPADVGGKISHNGKTSAVQSLHLVLGAVGIFVYVGAEVSIGSFLVSFLGEENIAGLKEADAANYIAYYWGGAMIGRFIGSAVMQKIPAGTVLAFNSLMAAALVLVAMNTEGMIAMWSILAVGLFNSIMFPTIFSLALRDLGPHTSQGSGILCLAIVGGAIIPLLQGVMADSMGLQPAFILPVICYGFILFYGAKGSKL; this is translated from the coding sequence ATGGCTTCAACAATATCAGGTGCAACAAATACCTCTGCGTCGGGTGGCAATGGCAGTTACCGTTTTGCACTCGTGTCATTAACCTCATTGTTTTTTATGTGGGGGTTTATTACTTGCTTGAACGATATTCTTATTCCTCATCTGAAATCGGTATTTTCACTGAGTTATGCAGAAGCCATGTTAATTCAATTTTGCTTCTTTGGTGCCTATTTTCTAGTGTCACTTCCAGCGGGTATGTTGGTTAAAAAACTAGGGTATCAAAAAGGCATAGTCACTGGGCTAGTCATTGCCAGTATTGGTTGTTTATTGTTTTATCCTGCAGCTGCGCTTGCGGTATATGGGCTATTTTTAGGCGCGCTATTTGTACTTGCTTCAGGCATCACCATTTTACAAGTTGCAGCCAACCCTTATGTTAATGCATTAGGCAGTGCTGAAACCGCATCAAGTCGACTCAATTTAACCCAAGCATTTAATGCATTAGGGACTACAGTGGCGCCATTTTTTGGTGCGGTATTAATTTTATCCGTTGCGTCAGGTGCAACGGGTGACTTAAGCCATGCTCAGGCAGAAGCTGAAGTGGTAAAATTACCTTATTTAATTTTGGCGGCTATGTTGGCATTGCTTGCGGCTATCTTTGCCAAAATCACGTTACCAAAAATTGTTGAACATAATGAACCTGCTGATGTTGGCGGTAAAATTAGTCACAACGGTAAAACCAGTGCTGTTCAATCGTTACACCTTGTTTTAGGTGCAGTGGGTATTTTTGTTTATGTGGGTGCAGAAGTCTCAATTGGCAGCTTTTTAGTCAGCTTTTTAGGTGAAGAAAACATTGCCGGATTAAAAGAAGCTGATGCAGCTAACTATATTGCTTATTACTGGGGTGGGGCAATGATAGGGCGCTTTATTGGCTCTGCGGTAATGCAAAAAATTCCAGCGGGAACCGTGTTAGCATTCAATTCATTAATGGCAGCTGCTTTAGTGTTAGTGGCTATGAATACTGAAGGCATGATTGCCATGTGGTCTATTTTAGCGGTCGGACTATTTAACTCAATTATGTTTCCTACTATTTTCAGTCTAGCGTTACGTGATTTAGGTCCACATACTTCACAGGGCTCAGGTATTCTATGCTTGGCCATTGTTGGTGGCGCAATCATCCCATTATTACAAGGTGTGATGGCTGACAGTATGGGCTTACAGCCAGCGTTTATTTTACCTGTAATATGTTATGGGTTTATCTTGTTTTATGGCGCAAAAGGCTCAAAATTGTAA
- a CDS encoding alpha-glucosidase encodes MGQVTWWRGGIIYQVYPRSLMDSNDDGVGDLQGIIAKLDYISSLNVDAIWISPFFKSPMKDFGYDISDYRDIDPMFGTMADFDELISKAHRLDIKIIIDQVLSHTSDQHAWFEESRQSRTNPKADWYAWADPKDDGSAPNNWLAIFGGCAWEWEPRRQQYYLHNFLKSQPDLNFHCDDLRQAVLDNVEFWLKKGVDGFRLDAITFCYHDEQLRDNPAKPKDQRQGRGFSEDNPYAYQYHYYNNTRPQTVGFIEQLRGLINRYPGAVTLGEVSSEDSLATMAEYTQGDDRLHMAYSFELLTDDFSAAYIRQTVEELEASIGDGWPCWAIGNHDVQRVASRWGKGETNTDLVKMLNGMLCSLRGSICSYQGEELGLTEAPIEFEQLQDPFGIAFWPMFKGRDGCRTPIPWEKTATQAGFTQGQPWLPIPAEHANQAVDVQEMDPHSVLHSYRHFLAWRKNQAVLIEGDIEFIDAPPAVLAFKRYNSDKAMLVLFNLTAETAYFDLGAWVLSSDAPSSVTLGDIHSEHGLLAGEIDKSKQIKLPPFASFFADLS; translated from the coding sequence ATGGGTCAAGTAACCTGGTGGCGCGGCGGAATAATTTACCAAGTTTATCCACGCAGTTTGATGGATTCGAACGATGATGGCGTGGGTGACTTACAGGGGATCATTGCTAAACTTGACTACATTTCTAGTCTGAACGTAGATGCAATTTGGATTTCGCCTTTTTTTAAATCACCGATGAAAGACTTTGGTTACGATATTAGCGATTATCGCGATATCGACCCTATGTTCGGTACTATGGCTGACTTTGATGAGTTAATTAGCAAAGCTCATCGTTTAGATATTAAGATTATTATCGATCAGGTACTCAGTCATACCTCTGATCAACATGCATGGTTTGAAGAAAGTCGTCAAAGCAGAACCAACCCTAAAGCCGACTGGTATGCATGGGCCGATCCTAAAGACGATGGTAGCGCCCCCAATAACTGGCTGGCTATCTTTGGTGGCTGTGCTTGGGAATGGGAGCCTCGTCGTCAGCAATATTATTTACATAACTTCTTAAAAAGCCAACCAGACTTAAACTTTCATTGCGACGATTTACGCCAAGCGGTATTAGATAACGTCGAATTTTGGCTTAAAAAAGGCGTTGACGGCTTCCGCCTAGATGCGATTACGTTTTGTTATCACGACGAGCAACTGCGTGATAATCCCGCAAAACCTAAAGACCAGCGTCAGGGAAGAGGTTTTAGTGAAGACAATCCGTACGCTTATCAATATCATTACTATAATAATACTCGTCCGCAAACCGTAGGCTTTATTGAACAGTTACGTGGATTAATTAATCGCTACCCAGGCGCAGTGACCTTAGGTGAAGTCTCTTCTGAAGACTCATTAGCGACTATGGCTGAATATACTCAAGGTGATGATCGTTTACACATGGCTTATAGCTTTGAGCTATTAACCGATGATTTTAGCGCAGCCTACATTCGTCAAACAGTGGAAGAATTAGAAGCCAGTATTGGTGACGGCTGGCCATGTTGGGCCATTGGTAACCATGATGTACAACGTGTAGCGTCTCGTTGGGGCAAAGGTGAAACCAATACCGACTTAGTCAAAATGCTTAACGGTATGCTGTGTTCATTACGTGGCAGTATTTGTAGTTATCAAGGTGAAGAGTTAGGTTTAACAGAAGCCCCCATCGAGTTTGAACAACTGCAAGACCCATTTGGGATTGCATTTTGGCCAATGTTTAAAGGCCGCGATGGATGTCGAACGCCAATCCCTTGGGAGAAAACAGCGACTCAGGCAGGTTTTACTCAAGGGCAGCCTTGGTTACCTATTCCTGCTGAACATGCTAATCAAGCAGTTGATGTGCAAGAAATGGATCCACACTCAGTATTGCATAGCTACCGTCATTTCTTAGCGTGGCGTAAAAATCAGGCTGTATTGATAGAAGGGGATATTGAGTTTATTGATGCCCCGCCGGCAGTGTTAGCGTTTAAACGATACAATAGCGATAAAGCCATGCTGGTGTTATTCAATTTAACCGCTGAAACAGCTTATTTTGACTTAGGTGCTTGGGTACTAAGTTCAGATGCGCCAAGTTCAGTGACGCTAGGTGATATCCACAGTGAGCATGGATTACTTGCAGGAGAGATTGATAAATCTAAGCAGATAAAACTGCCGCCGTTTGCTAGTTTCTTCGCTGATTTATCATAA
- a CDS encoding sensor domain-containing phosphodiesterase, producing MDLGRPDTKLVSELVLTAQYKSSIERYSTILNMVLEGVSLGEILQALVLLIEAQKVGTRASVLLLSDDGKRLLSGAAPNLPSEYNDAINGIFIGPNVGSCGTAAHLQQRVIVEDIETDPNWVDYKSLPLKAGLKSCWSEPIFDTENCVLGTFAMYYDTVKSPTEQDLNLIQEAARLASLAIERSRGLHLQRLSRKIFENLPIALVITNEQNAVLSANPSFISSTSLYDHKNKTFDIKAYLQYSEQALVDELFSFINRGLSWVGELKGFKAADDIIDIELVVTVVCDSLTQQNCYAWMITDISARKIAEKLIDFQNHYDQLTGLANRKYLFKKLQTLISQSSAAHGQSQFSLMILDLDHFKQINDSLGADNGDEVLCRVGKRLLEVIPENSLPCRIAADEFAIVLPGHQSSDKLSEFAQRLAEAIGKEMIICNQFISLTLSSGFASFPSDATSVELMLNCASQAMYNAKAIGRNCHQFFNQEIQLEAERTAQLHFYLKKAISKNEFELYYQPIVEPLSGKVIKVEALLRWCHNDKYISPAEFIPIAEQSGLIVEIGEWVKTEAVITAMELKKHNLIIPISINVSTLEFWSAELQKRFLQFFDSVVQTHNIDVFPYEMITLEITESLMMKQQSEVCEVLSTLRQRGIQISIDDFGTGYSSLSYLVNFPVDQIKIDKSFIQQLETDPRHKALVEAIVSMSKALDLTVVAEGVETQSQLDFVNQLNIPAVQGYFFYKPMPKADFLHLILRQ from the coding sequence ATGGATTTAGGTCGACCAGATACCAAGCTTGTGTCCGAGTTAGTATTAACCGCACAATACAAGTCCAGCATTGAACGTTATAGCACTATTTTAAATATGGTGCTTGAAGGCGTGTCTTTAGGTGAAATTTTACAGGCTTTGGTGCTGTTAATCGAAGCCCAAAAAGTGGGCACCCGTGCATCCGTGTTATTACTCAGTGATGATGGCAAAAGGTTATTGTCCGGTGCGGCGCCTAATCTACCGAGCGAATATAATGATGCCATTAATGGTATCTTTATTGGTCCTAACGTTGGTTCATGCGGTACTGCTGCGCATTTACAACAAAGGGTGATAGTTGAAGATATTGAAACAGATCCAAATTGGGTTGATTATAAGTCTTTACCTCTTAAAGCAGGGTTGAAATCCTGTTGGTCAGAGCCTATTTTTGATACCGAAAATTGTGTATTAGGTACATTTGCTATGTACTACGACACAGTAAAATCACCCACTGAGCAAGATTTAAACTTAATTCAAGAGGCGGCCAGGTTAGCAAGTTTAGCTATTGAGCGTAGTCGAGGTTTACATTTACAGCGTTTGAGCCGAAAAATTTTTGAAAATTTACCCATAGCATTAGTTATCACTAACGAACAAAATGCTGTTTTATCTGCAAATCCAAGCTTTATTAGCTCAACCTCCCTTTATGACCATAAAAATAAGACCTTTGATATTAAGGCTTATTTACAATATTCAGAGCAAGCACTTGTTGATGAGTTATTCTCCTTCATTAACCGTGGACTTTCTTGGGTTGGAGAATTAAAAGGCTTTAAAGCCGCTGATGATATTATCGATATTGAGCTGGTTGTTACTGTTGTTTGTGATTCGTTAACACAGCAAAATTGTTATGCTTGGATGATTACCGATATCTCGGCTAGAAAAATAGCTGAAAAATTAATCGACTTTCAAAATCATTATGATCAACTTACTGGGTTAGCTAATCGAAAGTATTTATTTAAAAAATTACAAACATTAATCAGCCAAAGTAGCGCTGCGCACGGTCAATCACAGTTCAGTTTGATGATCCTAGATTTAGACCATTTTAAGCAAATTAATGATTCCTTAGGGGCTGATAATGGTGATGAAGTCTTGTGCCGAGTAGGTAAACGGCTGCTGGAAGTTATTCCTGAGAATAGTTTACCTTGCCGAATCGCTGCTGATGAATTTGCGATCGTATTACCTGGTCACCAAAGCTCAGATAAGTTATCAGAGTTTGCTCAAAGACTGGCAGAGGCGATAGGGAAAGAAATGATTATTTGTAATCAATTTATATCGCTAACTCTGAGTAGCGGGTTCGCGTCATTCCCTAGTGATGCAACCAGCGTGGAACTTATGCTCAATTGTGCTAGCCAAGCTATGTATAATGCCAAAGCGATAGGCCGCAATTGTCACCAGTTTTTTAACCAGGAAATACAATTAGAAGCCGAGCGCACGGCGCAATTGCATTTTTATTTAAAAAAAGCGATTAGCAAAAATGAGTTCGAATTATATTATCAACCCATAGTTGAGCCACTGAGTGGCAAAGTGATTAAAGTAGAGGCGTTATTGCGTTGGTGTCATAATGACAAGTACATTTCGCCTGCTGAATTTATTCCTATTGCCGAACAATCAGGTTTGATTGTTGAAATTGGTGAGTGGGTTAAAACTGAAGCGGTTATTACCGCCATGGAGTTAAAGAAGCATAACTTAATTATTCCAATATCGATTAATGTTTCCACATTAGAGTTTTGGTCAGCTGAGCTTCAAAAGCGATTTTTACAGTTTTTTGATAGTGTCGTTCAAACACACAATATTGATGTGTTTCCTTATGAGATGATCACCTTAGAAATTACAGAATCACTGATGATGAAACAGCAATCTGAAGTGTGTGAAGTACTCTCTACACTACGTCAAAGAGGGATACAGATTTCAATAGATGATTTTGGTACGGGTTATTCATCCTTGTCATACTTAGTTAACTTCCCCGTTGATCAAATTAAAATTGATAAGTCATTTATACAACAGCTTGAGACTGACCCTAGACATAAGGCGTTAGTCGAGGCTATTGTGAGCATGAGTAAGGCGCTTGATTTGACAGTGGTAGCAGAAGGGGTTGAAACTCAGAGTCAGTTAGACTTTGTTAACCAGCTGAATATCCCCGCAGTGCAGGGCTATTTCTTCTATAAACCTATGCCTAAAGCTGATTTCCTTCATTTGATATTACGCCAATAA